The Deltaproteobacteria bacterium genome segment GAGGCCCCAACATGTCCCAGGTGACGTCCAGGCTCCTGCAGGAGCACAAGCAGGGTCGGTCCCCCGCCTCCACCGACATCATGATCGCATCGGGCCGGAACCAACTGAAGCTGGCTTCCGCGGGCGCCCTCATGGAGTTGAACTGGCGCAAGTACATCCCCGATCTCAGGGATGACGAGATCGCCACCAACGGCAGCGGTGCGCTGGTGGGCATCGGCGTGATCGTGGCGGCCTACAACCCCAACGTCATCAAGCCCAAGGATGTGCCCCAGTCCCTGGAGGACGTCACGGACCCGAAGTTCAAGGGGCTCATCGCGGCCACCACCTACGGTTCCGGCTGGCCGCAGATCACCCTGAACCTGGGTGCCGAGAAGGTGGAAAAGGTGCTGTCCACCATCTCCGCCAACGGCAATCTCGCCGGCAACATCAACGGCGACCTGCAGCGCATCATTTCCGGGGAGTTCGGCCTGTACCTCTTTCAGGGGAACCTCGTGGAGGTGGAGATCTACAAGGCGAAGGGGGCGCCCATCGACTGGACCGACCTCGGGGGCGAGATCAACGCCGCGTTCCTGGCC includes the following:
- a CDS encoding ABC transporter substrate-binding protein: GPNMSQVTSRLLQEHKQGRSPASTDIMIASGRNQLKLASAGALMELNWRKYIPDLRDDEIATNGSGALVGIGVIVAAYNPNVIKPKDVPQSLEDVTDPKFKGLIAATTYGSGWPQITLNLGAEKVEKVLSTISANGNLAGNINGDLQRIISGEFGLYLFQGNLVEVEIYKAKGAPIDWTDLGGEINAAFLAYLSVPKASRSPNLALLASVFLMTAEGQKIFFKHTERDSHYRGTGMKAYLAKRKATGKPLMLETADIIKGNPEIYGKQNRKYRKLLNR